In Paenibacillus sp. J23TS9, a single genomic region encodes these proteins:
- the cynS gene encoding cyanase: MNRKEATQKIMDAKIAKGLTWEEISKVSENSETWVVTALLGQATMTRPEAEKMAKLLELDEEVVQALTVIPHRGEVMQMPPTDPILYRLYEMLLVYGPTIKELIQEKVGEGIMSAINFELDVDKIEDPNGGDPRVVLTLNGKFLPYRRW; this comes from the coding sequence ATGAATAGAAAAGAAGCTACACAAAAAATTATGGATGCAAAAATTGCAAAAGGCTTAACATGGGAAGAAATTTCAAAGGTAAGTGAGAACTCTGAGACTTGGGTGGTAACAGCATTACTAGGACAAGCCACAATGACACGTCCAGAAGCAGAAAAAATGGCCAAACTACTAGAGTTAGATGAAGAAGTAGTTCAAGCATTAACGGTAATACCACACAGAGGTGAGGTAATGCAAATGCCTCCTACTGACCCCATCTTGTATCGATTGTATGAAATGTTATTGGTGTACGGACCAACTATTAAGGAGTTAATTCAAGAAAAAGTTGGCGAAGGTATTATGAGTGCAATTAATTTCGAGCTAGATGTGGACAAAATAGAAGATCCAAATGGTGGTGACCCTCGTGTTGTCCTTACACTTAACGGAAAATTCTTGCCTTACCGCAGATGGTAA
- a CDS encoding carbonic anhydrase has protein sequence MLLQEILEYNEQFVQNKEYLPYEATKIPQKRMVVVSCMDARLIELLPKALDLHNGDAKIIKNAGGTITDAFGSIMRSIVTAVYELNAEEIYIIGHHKCGMSQSNPKGTLQKIVDRGVSSPEIISAIEYAGVDLEKWLFGFDHVEDSIQANIDLVKNHPFIPKDIPVHGLAIDPHTGKLDLLVDGYKTLNGLRH, from the coding sequence ATGTTATTACAAGAAATTTTAGAGTACAACGAACAATTTGTACAAAACAAGGAATACCTGCCTTATGAAGCAACGAAAATCCCTCAAAAACGTATGGTTGTTGTTTCTTGTATGGATGCTCGTTTAATTGAGCTGCTTCCTAAAGCTTTAGATTTACACAATGGTGATGCAAAAATCATCAAAAATGCAGGTGGTACGATTACCGATGCCTTCGGTAGTATCATGCGAAGTATTGTAACAGCTGTATATGAATTAAATGCAGAAGAAATTTATATTATTGGACATCATAAATGTGGTATGAGCCAAAGTAATCCAAAAGGAACACTTCAAAAAATAGTAGATCGTGGAGTATCTTCACCAGAAATTATATCAGCTATTGAATATGCTGGAGTTGACCTCGAAAAGTGGTTATTTGGATTTGATCATGTCGAAGATTCCATTCAAGCGAATATTGATTTGGTGAAAAATCATCCATTTATTCCAAAAGACATTCCTGTACATGGTTTAGCTATTGATCCTCACACAGGCAAACTAGATTTGTTAGTTGATGGATATAAAACATTGAATGGTCTGAGACATTAA
- a CDS encoding Lrp/AsnC family transcriptional regulator, with translation MKGLIDIIDQTDIEILKLLGENSRIQWKELGKAIHLTGQAVGNRIRRLEELGIIEQYTILINRIKLGQIVTAFVTLFVKTANHLEFQNFFQEEEAISEVHRISGDGCYLLKTHFASNEELDTFLERLLKYGNYRVNLSIGKLK, from the coding sequence ATGAAAGGATTGATTGATATCATTGATCAAACAGATATTGAGATACTGAAATTATTAGGAGAAAACTCAAGAATACAATGGAAAGAACTTGGAAAAGCAATACATTTGACGGGGCAGGCTGTAGGAAATCGGATTCGAAGATTAGAGGAATTAGGGATTATTGAACAATATACAATCTTAATAAACCGAATCAAATTAGGACAAATCGTGACTGCATTTGTTACATTGTTCGTAAAAACAGCTAATCATCTAGAATTCCAGAATTTCTTTCAAGAAGAAGAAGCAATTTCTGAAGTACATCGTATAAGTGGTGATGGATGTTATTTATTAAAAACACATTTTGCTTCCAATGAAGAATTGGATACCTTTCTAGAACGACTATTAAAGTACGGAAATTATCGTGTTAACCTATCAATAGGAAAGTTGAAATAA
- a CDS encoding response regulator gives MYSVIIIDDEPWAIKGIRNAFNWHKYGFEITGQFTSVHKAMEFISKERPDLVFTDIRMPEISGLDLMRLTKEKGMDVEFVIVSGFSEFAFAQEALRYGALDYCLKPMDMETADPLIEKLALHFSKKRSSRNNLILEALTSGDKSELNRLTQFFDHLSDDYFRVLIIYSSIENKGYRDLKFFDRNHTLEVEFGSTKTLYILKSDTRSDLDDGLDCAVFTRSDIKAVGISSTSTTCDHIAKLIKEADLAASQIFLNEGTGIFEYESKLTVVKPFIDEISSIIQENKFEEMDDIIKRLVYFFKHNQLGMGELVHLWNQVVSLLASTYYEELKYMELDFLNYSELKERFENFESLCSFLNDIFIYIKQLNSQSINEGDINSYFTQMVKYIDNHFQHRLYLKDLSVKFFINQVYCCQLFKKNLGKTFSEYVTELRIKKACELLKHTVLSIEEVATKVGYADYYYFNKVFKKQCGITASKFRKS, from the coding sequence ATGTATAGCGTTATTATTATAGATGATGAACCTTGGGCGATAAAAGGCATTCGGAATGCATTTAACTGGCATAAATATGGATTTGAGATAACAGGCCAATTTACAAGCGTTCATAAGGCAATGGAGTTTATAAGCAAGGAGCGTCCTGATCTGGTTTTTACAGATATAAGAATGCCTGAAATTTCAGGTCTTGACCTAATGAGGCTTACCAAAGAAAAAGGAATGGATGTTGAATTTGTTATTGTAAGCGGTTTCTCTGAGTTCGCCTTTGCGCAGGAAGCCTTAAGGTATGGTGCGCTGGATTATTGCTTAAAGCCAATGGACATGGAGACGGCAGATCCATTGATAGAGAAACTGGCCTTGCACTTTTCAAAAAAAAGAAGCAGTAGAAATAACCTTATTCTAGAAGCGCTAACCTCAGGTGATAAAAGTGAATTAAATCGATTAACACAATTTTTTGACCATTTATCTGACGATTACTTTCGTGTACTTATCATTTATTCAAGTATTGAGAACAAGGGGTATAGGGACTTAAAGTTCTTTGATCGTAACCATACATTGGAAGTTGAATTTGGATCAACAAAGACGCTATATATTCTCAAAAGTGACACAAGATCTGATTTAGATGACGGATTAGATTGTGCAGTTTTCACGAGATCAGATATAAAAGCGGTAGGCATCAGCAGTACTTCAACTACCTGTGATCATATTGCAAAGCTTATCAAGGAAGCAGATCTCGCAGCATCACAAATATTTTTAAATGAAGGAACGGGGATATTTGAATATGAGTCAAAGCTAACTGTGGTTAAGCCCTTTATTGATGAAATCTCATCTATTATTCAAGAGAATAAGTTTGAAGAAATGGATGACATCATTAAAAGACTTGTGTATTTTTTCAAGCACAATCAATTAGGTATGGGAGAGTTGGTTCACTTATGGAATCAAGTGGTCAGTCTGTTGGCTAGTACCTATTACGAAGAGCTGAAATACATGGAGCTTGATTTCCTTAATTATTCCGAACTGAAGGAGCGATTTGAAAACTTTGAGTCCTTGTGCAGTTTTCTGAATGACATTTTTATATACATCAAGCAATTGAACAGCCAGTCTATCAATGAAGGTGATATCAACTCATATTTTACCCAGATGGTGAAGTACATTGACAATCATTTTCAGCATAGGTTGTATCTTAAAGATTTATCCGTGAAATTTTTTATTAACCAAGTGTATTGCTGCCAGCTTTTCAAGAAAAATTTGGGTAAAACCTTTTCGGAATATGTTACTGAATTGAGGATTAAAAAGGCTTGTGAGCTACTGAAACATACAGTGTTGTCAATTGAAGAAGTTGCAACCAAAGTAGGATATGCGGATTACTACTATTTCAATAAAGTATTTAAAAAACAGTGCGGGATTACAGCTTCGAAATTCAGAAAAAGTTGA
- a CDS encoding carbohydrate ABC transporter permease — protein sequence MSSRLRMNWVDLFIIIFISGVAIICLVPFLYMIALSLSSNNAIISQKVSLWPVEFTIETYKTILSDIEMIYTLGYTIVLTIIYTIFCMFLTICAAYPLTKKRLKGRNFLLTIMVITMYFSGGLIPSYLLVKNLDLINTVGSLILPGAMSVFNVIILKTFFSSLPESLEESASIDGCNDLGILMRIVLPLSLPCIATLSLFYAVDRWNGFQDALFYITSKNLYPIQLKLYQIITANQQLDTQQGEGSVGAFIVPESLKAASVMFATVPILVVYPKLQKYFVDGVLTGAIKG from the coding sequence ATGAGCAGCAGGCTAAGAATGAATTGGGTTGATCTATTTATTATTATCTTCATTTCTGGAGTAGCGATTATATGTCTTGTTCCATTCCTGTATATGATTGCGCTTTCACTAAGTTCAAATAATGCAATTATTTCTCAGAAGGTTTCTCTTTGGCCGGTAGAGTTCACAATCGAAACGTATAAAACGATCTTAAGCGATATTGAAATGATATATACACTCGGATACACAATTGTACTTACGATTATATATACAATCTTCTGTATGTTTTTAACCATATGTGCAGCGTATCCGCTTACAAAGAAAAGATTAAAAGGAAGAAATTTTTTATTAACCATTATGGTAATTACCATGTACTTTAGTGGAGGTTTAATACCAAGCTATCTGCTAGTAAAAAACCTGGATTTGATCAATACGGTCGGGAGCTTGATTTTGCCTGGAGCTATGAGTGTTTTCAATGTGATTATACTAAAAACCTTTTTTTCCTCACTTCCGGAAAGCTTGGAAGAATCGGCATCTATAGATGGGTGTAATGATCTTGGAATCCTTATGCGGATTGTTCTACCACTATCTTTGCCTTGTATAGCAACGTTAAGCCTCTTTTACGCGGTTGACAGATGGAATGGATTTCAGGACGCCCTCTTTTATATCACAAGTAAGAACTTGTATCCGATCCAATTAAAACTGTACCAAATCATAACGGCAAATCAACAACTAGATACCCAGCAAGGTGAAGGCAGTGTTGGCGCCTTTATTGTTCCTGAGTCATTGAAAGCTGCGAGTGTTATGTTTGCAACTGTTCCTATTTTGGTTGTCTACCCTAAACTTCAAAAGTATTTTGTTGATGGTGTATTAACGGGGGCCATTAAGGGTTGA
- a CDS encoding purine/pyrimidine permease has product MNKKYFDTSLSILQWFVFLLANAIALPIIIGGIFHFSIEDISTLMQRTFLVVGVSSFIQAWLGHRYPIADGPAGSWVSIFVVLGQAAMHHGQSSKDVLQLLEGGLIIAGILLFVLGITGLVNRILCLFTPLVTGAFLLILALQLSGVLLKGMMGLQGAVTHPDYTTATIAFIVFATISLFSIKGKGWMKSYAVLLGISCGWLLYAVLGKTSHMPSHTPLVKLPEIFAWGTPRFDIGMTLTATLFTFLLVANTIAAISAVKQVAPLSKENEKKTLNRGVWMGGISHVISSLFSTIGIVPLPASAGFIRLTRQNKVKSFLIASLILAGISLIPSIVSFMSLLPGPIANAALLATFVQVIGISFQSILREELNQRRLTILGIALLISLGIMFLPESAFSGIPSSLQYILSNGLLVGTMIVILLEQCWKE; this is encoded by the coding sequence ATGAATAAAAAATATTTTGATACAAGCTTGAGTATCCTACAGTGGTTTGTGTTTCTATTAGCAAATGCAATTGCATTGCCAATCATTATTGGTGGCATATTCCACTTTTCAATAGAAGACATCTCAACATTAATGCAGCGAACTTTTTTAGTTGTAGGAGTAAGTTCATTTATACAAGCATGGTTGGGGCATCGCTATCCCATTGCGGATGGTCCTGCCGGTTCATGGGTAAGTATATTTGTCGTACTGGGACAAGCAGCTATGCATCATGGACAAAGTTCGAAAGATGTACTACAACTTTTAGAAGGTGGATTAATTATTGCAGGTATATTACTCTTCGTTCTTGGGATAACAGGGCTAGTGAATCGAATTCTATGTTTATTTACCCCCTTGGTTACAGGTGCTTTTCTTTTAATCTTAGCTCTTCAGCTTAGTGGTGTGTTGCTAAAAGGAATGATGGGATTACAAGGAGCTGTAACTCATCCTGATTATACAACTGCTACTATTGCATTCATTGTTTTTGCTACTATTTCCCTATTTTCAATTAAGGGGAAAGGATGGATGAAAAGCTACGCTGTATTACTTGGCATTTCATGTGGTTGGCTTTTGTATGCTGTATTGGGGAAAACATCTCATATGCCTTCTCATACACCGTTAGTTAAGTTACCAGAGATATTTGCTTGGGGTACACCTAGATTCGATATTGGAATGACGCTAACTGCAACTTTATTTACATTTCTTTTAGTTGCAAATACGATTGCTGCTATTTCAGCTGTAAAACAAGTGGCTCCGTTATCTAAAGAAAATGAAAAGAAAACACTAAACCGTGGTGTATGGATGGGGGGGATATCACATGTTATCTCGTCGTTGTTCTCTACCATTGGAATTGTACCATTACCTGCATCAGCAGGATTTATTCGACTAACAAGACAAAACAAAGTGAAGTCATTCCTAATTGCAAGTCTCATATTAGCAGGAATTTCTTTAATTCCCTCAATTGTAAGCTTTATGTCCTTGCTACCAGGTCCTATTGCCAATGCCGCACTTTTAGCAACATTTGTCCAAGTGATAGGAATTTCATTTCAATCGATTTTACGTGAAGAATTAAATCAACGTCGATTAACTATATTAGGAATTGCATTATTAATCAGTCTGGGAATCATGTTTCTTCCAGAGAGTGCATTTAGTGGTATTCCTTCTTCCTTACAATATATTTTAAGTAATGGATTACTCGTAGGTACCATGATTGTCATTCTACTGGAACAGTGTTGGAAAGAGTAA
- a CDS encoding HPr family phosphocarrier protein: protein MVTETFTVIHPQGFHARPSKLFVEKATTFPCKVTLFKGEKKANGKSTLGLLTLGIAAGDEIRLETDGEQEEMALKELGQMMTKIYEE, encoded by the coding sequence ATGGTAACCGAAACTTTCACAGTCATCCACCCTCAAGGGTTTCACGCCCGTCCTTCCAAGCTTTTCGTGGAAAAGGCCACTACATTCCCTTGTAAAGTAACCCTCTTCAAAGGCGAGAAAAAAGCAAACGGAAAAAGTACTCTCGGTCTGTTGACTTTGGGCATTGCGGCAGGTGACGAAATCAGGCTGGAGACCGACGGCGAACAGGAAGAAATGGCTCTGAAGGAGCTTGGTCAGATGATGACCAAGATTTACGAGGAATAG
- the ptsP gene encoding phosphoenolpyruvate--protein phosphotransferase, whose translation MSNLLKGVPASPGIAIAKAYRLEPDESLPQRKEAEDSSAEKQRLMEAVESAKADIDRIREQTLERLGPQKAEIFEAHLFLLDDPDLIDAAMDQIDSEGVNAEYALYEVASGIIEALRSMDNEMLRERAADVKDITGRVISKLEGREHSALSELSEETILIAKDLTPSDTAQLNLEFVRGFVTEIGSRTSHSAIMARSLELAAIVGTGTEASEIRTGDMVILDATLGEVIVNPSAVQLEEYSVRKREYEEYKIRMRSYVERPSVTADGVQVELASNIGGIDDLEKVLANGADAIGLFRTEFLYMGRSAFPSEEEQFTVYKHVLEKMNGKRVVIRTLDIGGDKELSYLQLPKEMNPFLGLRAIRLCLDREDLFRIQLRALLRASAHGKLAIMFPMIAVLSELREAKRILEEERVRLAQEGIAVSDTLEVGIMIEIPAAALAADILAKEVDFFSIGTNDLIQYTMAADRMNESVSYLYQPHHPSILRLVQLVIQAAERHGKWVGMCGEMAGDSAAIPLLLGLGLHEFSMSASSVLPARELVSRLSKDEWSGLAEQALGMSSQQEVLDFVNQQLRSEA comes from the coding sequence ATGAGCAATCTGCTGAAAGGTGTACCTGCTTCTCCAGGCATTGCCATTGCCAAGGCTTACCGGCTTGAACCGGATGAATCCCTGCCGCAGCGGAAAGAGGCGGAAGACAGTTCAGCCGAGAAACAGCGTTTAATGGAAGCCGTCGAATCGGCGAAAGCCGATATCGACCGGATACGGGAGCAGACGCTGGAGCGGCTCGGACCGCAGAAGGCGGAAATATTCGAGGCCCATTTATTTCTGTTGGACGATCCGGATCTCATCGATGCTGCAATGGACCAGATCGACAGCGAAGGAGTCAACGCAGAGTATGCGTTATATGAAGTGGCATCCGGAATCATTGAAGCTTTGCGGTCCATGGACAATGAGATGCTGCGCGAACGGGCAGCGGACGTAAAGGACATTACCGGACGGGTGATCAGCAAACTGGAGGGACGTGAACACAGCGCGCTCTCCGAACTAAGCGAAGAAACGATTTTGATTGCCAAAGACCTTACTCCTTCGGATACTGCACAACTGAACCTGGAATTCGTGCGCGGTTTCGTGACGGAAATCGGGAGCCGTACATCCCATTCCGCCATTATGGCTCGTTCGCTTGAGCTGGCGGCCATAGTAGGCACCGGCACTGAAGCATCCGAAATTCGCACGGGAGACATGGTCATTTTGGATGCAACCCTAGGAGAAGTCATCGTTAACCCATCGGCTGTTCAGCTCGAAGAGTATTCGGTTCGTAAGCGGGAATACGAAGAGTACAAAATTCGTATGCGGAGCTATGTTGAACGTCCATCAGTAACGGCCGACGGCGTTCAAGTAGAGCTGGCGAGCAATATCGGAGGCATTGATGATCTGGAAAAGGTATTGGCCAACGGAGCCGATGCCATCGGATTGTTTCGCACGGAATTTCTGTACATGGGCCGTTCCGCATTTCCTTCCGAAGAAGAACAGTTTACCGTGTATAAGCATGTGCTGGAGAAAATGAACGGCAAACGCGTCGTGATTCGCACGCTGGACATTGGCGGAGACAAGGAACTGTCTTATCTCCAGCTTCCGAAGGAAATGAACCCCTTCCTGGGCCTTCGTGCCATCCGTCTCTGCCTGGACCGGGAAGACTTGTTCCGTATCCAGCTGAGGGCGCTGCTTCGGGCAAGCGCGCATGGTAAACTGGCCATCATGTTTCCAATGATCGCCGTATTGAGTGAACTCCGGGAAGCCAAACGGATCTTGGAAGAAGAACGTGTTCGACTGGCGCAGGAAGGAATCGCGGTATCGGATACGCTGGAAGTCGGCATCATGATCGAAATTCCCGCCGCGGCACTCGCAGCCGACATTTTGGCGAAGGAAGTGGATTTTTTCAGCATCGGCACCAATGATCTCATCCAATACACGATGGCGGCGGACCGCATGAACGAATCGGTATCCTATCTGTATCAGCCGCATCATCCGTCGATTCTCCGCCTGGTTCAGCTCGTAATTCAGGCAGCAGAACGTCACGGAAAATGGGTAGGCATGTGCGGAGAGATGGCCGGGGATTCGGCTGCCATTCCGCTATTGCTCGGTCTGGGATTGCATGAGTTCAGCATGAGCGCTTCATCTGTACTTCCGGCACGGGAGCTGGTGTCCCGGTTGTCCAAGGATGAATGGTCTGGTCTGGCCGAGCAAGCACTGGGTATGAGTTCACAGCAAGAAGTACTTGATTTTGTAAACCAACAACTTAGGAGTGAAGCATAA
- a CDS encoding extracellular solute-binding protein: MKSKIMMVLLPVLALLAGTLAGCGSDTTKESQSTSSTTSTSKEEAKSSDSPVTLTVEVFDRGIQGQPDLNNNTWTRYINDNFGKQNNAIVKFVPVPRSQEVDKLNVLMAAGEAPDISFTYDSATVSRYSNMNGILQLDDLLDNNGKDLTNYLGKTVLSYGAFDGKQMAIPAKRTSLAWIGMFIRKDWLDKLGMPIPTTRDELYNTLIAFRDKNPGGVDGIIPWGVAATGMNYGYGNLIDSFWGKQSEEEFVTTPGWLKPGNKDAFKFLNKLYNEKLISPDFALDKTAKQVDADVTNGKVGFFSANWDYPLRQNISEPLKANVPSANFVPIDTFKNDEGKYKKIAYNENGISLFIPKSSKNAELAIKYLNWMSDPKVLFFLQYGQEGVNHKMVNGIPQVINQTGDNMQTSYLNLDYTLVVNGVELGDPQKNIKALAASAPGLEDVAEQSYKINTTDTYTGFFYDTPNKSNIKFGKTLGDMNNQMTDKLIVCKPSEFDTLYDKLVAEYMAAGGKAVMDENVKIYKAMQANKKQ; the protein is encoded by the coding sequence ATGAAAAGTAAAATAATGATGGTTTTATTACCGGTTTTGGCGCTATTAGCAGGTACATTGGCAGGATGTGGCAGCGATACAACAAAAGAAAGCCAGTCAACGTCATCAACGACGTCAACGTCAAAGGAAGAAGCCAAGTCTTCAGATTCGCCGGTTACCCTAACAGTTGAAGTATTTGACAGAGGCATACAGGGACAGCCGGATTTAAACAATAATACTTGGACTAGGTATATCAATGATAATTTTGGGAAACAGAACAATGCTATTGTGAAATTTGTTCCGGTACCTAGGTCACAGGAAGTCGATAAGCTCAATGTATTGATGGCAGCGGGCGAAGCACCCGATATATCCTTTACTTATGACAGTGCAACAGTCTCAAGATACTCTAACATGAATGGCATTCTGCAATTGGATGATTTATTGGATAATAACGGAAAGGATTTGACTAACTATCTGGGGAAAACAGTTCTTTCTTATGGAGCTTTTGATGGGAAACAGATGGCGATACCTGCCAAAAGAACTTCACTAGCATGGATTGGCATGTTTATTAGAAAGGACTGGCTGGATAAATTGGGTATGCCAATTCCTACTACAAGGGATGAATTATATAATACTTTAATTGCATTCCGAGATAAAAATCCGGGTGGCGTAGATGGTATTATTCCTTGGGGAGTGGCAGCAACCGGTATGAATTATGGCTATGGAAATTTAATTGACTCTTTCTGGGGGAAACAGTCGGAGGAAGAATTCGTTACAACTCCAGGCTGGCTAAAACCCGGAAACAAGGATGCATTCAAGTTCCTCAACAAGCTTTATAATGAAAAATTAATCAGCCCTGATTTCGCCTTAGACAAAACAGCAAAGCAAGTGGATGCTGACGTGACCAACGGTAAAGTCGGATTCTTCAGTGCAAACTGGGATTATCCGCTGCGTCAAAATATCAGTGAGCCATTAAAGGCAAATGTGCCTAGTGCAAACTTTGTTCCTATTGACACATTTAAGAATGATGAAGGAAAATACAAGAAAATTGCGTACAATGAAAACGGTATTAGCCTCTTTATCCCGAAGAGCAGTAAAAATGCAGAACTGGCAATTAAATACCTAAACTGGATGTCCGACCCCAAAGTATTATTCTTCTTGCAATACGGACAGGAAGGGGTTAATCACAAGATGGTGAATGGTATTCCGCAGGTGATCAATCAAACTGGGGATAACATGCAAACCAGCTATCTAAATCTTGATTATACACTGGTTGTAAATGGCGTGGAGCTTGGCGACCCTCAGAAAAATATTAAGGCATTAGCTGCCTCGGCTCCCGGACTTGAAGATGTTGCAGAACAATCATACAAAATAAATACGACAGACACATACACAGGCTTCTTCTATGATACTCCAAATAAGTCCAATATTAAGTTCGGCAAAACGCTTGGGGATATGAACAATCAAATGACGGATAAACTTATCGTTTGTAAGCCTTCGGAATTCGACACCTTGTACGATAAGTTAGTTGCGGAGTATATGGCAGCAGGCGGGAAGGCTGTTATGGATGAAAATGTGAAAATTTATAAGGCTATGCAAGCAAATAAGAAACAATAA
- a CDS encoding XRE family transcriptional regulator, with protein MKFELGRCLLHERLLESGKTMESLAKELLLKPERISDFMDNKRVMPLKIALSIADSIGCDVRALYELIPVRQPYFS; from the coding sequence ATGAAATTTGAGCTTGGACGCTGCTTGCTGCATGAACGACTTCTGGAATCCGGAAAAACAATGGAATCGCTGGCAAAAGAATTGCTTCTTAAACCGGAACGGATTTCCGACTTTATGGATAACAAAAGAGTCATGCCGCTCAAAATCGCCTTATCGATCGCCGACTCCATCGGTTGCGATGTACGCGCCCTGTATGAATTAATTCCCGTACGGCAGCCTTATTTCAGTTAA
- a CDS encoding sugar ABC transporter permease has product MKAVLDNQRNNLRIKKKISSFHSIKRDSLLYLLLLLPLAYIIIFKYAPIYGVLMAFQDYNIFEGISGSEWVGLDVFSFIFHQNSFYRALINTLALNFLDLVAGFPAPIILAILLNELRYIRLKKLTQTLLYLPHFLSWVIIGGMVYLMFSSGGMANSVLSSLGLGNIDFLSQKTNWLIMYVGVGVWQSVGWGTILYLASIVGINKDLYEASDIDGCSRLRKIWHITLPGIKPTIIMLLILQIGRMISIGFDRPFVMGNSLVSEYSDVISTYVYRIGIGSGDFSQATAVGLFQSIVGLIFLVAANFIAKKIGEHGIW; this is encoded by the coding sequence GTGAAAGCAGTCTTAGACAACCAGAGAAACAATCTCCGAATTAAGAAAAAAATAAGCAGCTTCCATAGTATAAAAAGAGATTCTCTCTTATATTTACTTTTACTGCTGCCATTGGCGTATATCATCATATTTAAATATGCTCCAATCTACGGTGTCTTGATGGCTTTCCAGGATTATAACATTTTTGAGGGAATTAGCGGGAGCGAGTGGGTTGGGCTTGATGTCTTCAGTTTCATTTTTCATCAGAATAGCTTTTATCGTGCTCTTATAAATACACTTGCATTAAACTTTCTGGATTTGGTAGCGGGGTTTCCGGCACCGATCATACTGGCCATTTTATTGAATGAACTCCGTTACATAAGATTAAAAAAATTAACCCAAACACTTCTATATTTACCTCACTTCTTATCATGGGTCATTATTGGCGGTATGGTATACCTGATGTTTTCTTCAGGCGGCATGGCGAATAGCGTCTTGTCCAGCCTTGGTTTGGGTAACATTGATTTCCTTTCTCAAAAAACGAACTGGCTGATCATGTATGTAGGTGTTGGGGTATGGCAAAGTGTAGGATGGGGGACCATCCTCTATTTAGCGTCAATTGTCGGAATCAATAAGGATTTATATGAGGCTTCAGATATTGACGGGTGCAGCAGGCTTCGTAAAATCTGGCATATTACTTTGCCTGGGATTAAGCCAACGATTATTATGTTGCTTATATTGCAAATTGGAAGAATGATCTCGATAGGATTCGATCGTCCGTTTGTTATGGGGAATTCCTTGGTGAGCGAATACTCCGATGTCATCAGTACCTATGTGTACAGGATAGGAATTGGGTCCGGGGATTTTTCGCAGGCAACCGCAGTTGGACTATTTCAATCTATTGTAGGGTTGATATTTTTAGTGGCAGCGAATTTTATTGCTAAAAAAATTGGCGAGCATGGAATTTGGTAA